A region of the Arthrobacter sp. FW306-07-I genome:
GCCGGTATACCTACGGCTACGGCAGGGCCGAGGATTTGGCCGGCCTGTTCATTGTTGCCGTGGTGGCCCTCTCGGCCGTCGTGGCCGGCTGGCAGTCGGTGGACCGTCTGATCAATCCCCAGCCGCTGCAGAACCTGGGCTGGGTCATCGCGGCAGGCCTGATCGGGTTTGCAGGAAACGAGGCCGTGGCGATCTATCGCATCCGGGTTGGCCGCAGGATCGGTTCCGCAGCGTTGGTTGCCGACGGCGTGCACGCCCGGACGGACGGCTTTACCTCGCTGGCCGTGGTGATCGGCGCCGTGGGAGTCATGCTCGGTTTTCCGTTGGCAGACCCGATCGTCGGGCTCGTCATCTCCGCCGCCATCATGGTGCTGCTGTGGGGCACGGTCCGCAGCATCGGGCGCCGGCTGATGGACGGGATCGAACCGGAACTGGTATCACGTGCCGAGGCCGCACTGGCGCGGACGCCGGGCGTGCTTTCAGTGCAGCACCTGCAGCTGCGCTGGTCCGGCCACCGGCTGCAGGGGTCGGCCCGCATCGAGCTGGCGGACACCGCGTTGTCGCAGGCGGAAGAGACCCTTCACCGCGCGGAGCACCAGCTCCGGCATGCGCTGCCCAAGCTGGACCATATGCTCCTGGCTCCGGGCACCCGGCGGTAACACAGGTAAATGCGGAAGTGACCCGGCGGGCAGGGCCGGCCGGGTCACTTCTGCATTCAGGGATTTTGGCTAGGCTTGTGCGGTCTTGCCCGGCAGTGCCAGCTTGAAGACCTTGGCCCAGGATGACCCCACCTGCTTCAGCAGCGGGCCGGTGGTGTACTTCAGGCCGTAGCGCTGGCAGATTTCGCGGACCCTTGGGGCCACCTCGGCGTACCGGTTGGACGGCAGGTCCGGGAAGAGGTGGTGCTCAATCTGGTGCGACAGGTTGCCGGTCATGAGGTGCATGAATTTGGAGCCCGAAATGTTGGCGGACCCGATCATCTGGCGGACATACCAGTCGCCGCGGGTCTCGCCGTCCACCATCTCTTCCGTGAAGGTGTCGGTGCCTTCCGGGAAGTGGCCGCAGAAGATGACGGCGTGGGCCCAGACGTTGCGGATGGCGTTGGCTGCGATGGTGCCGAACAGGGCCTGCTTCGCGGAGCCGGTCAGCATTGCCAGGGCGGGCGTGGCGGCGTAGTCCTTGGTGAACTGGGTGACCACCTTCTTGCCCAGCGCCTTCAGGTCCTTGAGCAGGGCTTCCTTGGACTTGGTGCCTTCCTTGTACTCGGTGAGTTCGAGGTCGTAGATGGCAATGCCCCACTCGAAGACCGGTGCCAGGATGGCGTTGAACAGCGGGTTGGCCAGGTTGATGGGCTTCCACGGCTGCTGCTCGTCCATGCGCAGGAGGTTGTATCCGACGTCATTGTCCTTGCCCACCACGTTGGTCCAGCGGTGGTGCAGGTCGTTGTGGGTGTGCTGCCAGGACCGCGACGGCGTGACGAAGTCCCATTCCCAGGTGGTGGAGTGGATGTCCGGGTCCCGCATCCAGTCCCACTGGCCGTGCAGGATGTTGTGGCCCAGCTCCATGTTTTCCAGGATCTTGGCAAGGCTCAGCAGCGTGGTGCCCGTGACCCAGGCGGCCTTGTTCTTTCCCACCAGCAGGGCGGCACGGCCGGAGAGTTCCAGGCCGCGCTGGATCTTGATCATGCGGCGGATGTAGGCGGCATCTTCCGCGCCCCGCTTGCCCAGGATCTCATCCCGGATGGCGTCGAGCTCGCGGCCCAGCTCCGCCACCTGTTCGTCGGTGAGGTGCGCGGCGGCGGGCGGCCGAACAGTGGGGCTTCCGGACTCGGCGAGCTTGCCGGGGCGTGTCCTCGATGAGCCGGCGCTGGCCCCTCCGGCGGCAGTGGTCTTTGTGGGTGAGATGACAGACATACGGTACTGCTCCTCAGATTTCGAGGTTGACGGGTCCGGCGGCTGCCGAGACACACGTTTGGATCAGTTGGCCGGGTTCGCCGTGGACTTCCCCGGTACGGAGGTCGCGGACCTGCCCGGCCAGGAGCGGCGTGAGGCAGCTGTGGCAGATGCCCATCCGGCAGCCGCTGGGCATCAGCACCCCGGCGTCCTCGCCGACGTCCAGGATGGGTGTGTCGCCGTCGGCCTCCACCTCCCGGTCGCTGGCTTCAAAGGTGACCAGGCCGCCGTCGTGCCCCACGGCGGCGTCGAAGCTGGTGTTGAAGCGTTCGATCATCAGGTTGCCGGCACTGCCGGCCACCGCCACGTCAGTGCCGGGCGCCCGCGTTGTCAGGGCTGCCCGCTGCCACAACGCTTCGGCGTCGTCCAGGAAGCTGTCCGGGCCGCAGGCATAGGCAGCCCGTTCCTTCCAGTCCGGGCAGATCTCGTCCAGCTCCTTGGTGCTGGAGAAGTCCATGCGGCCCTGCTCGCCGGTGTACCAGTGTGCCAGCCGGAAATTCGGGAACTGGTCGGCAAGCTCAGCCAGCTCCTCACGGAACAGGCTGTCATCCCGCGTGCGGGCTGAGTGGACCAGGACGACGTCGGCGTCCGGGCGCCGCGGCACGAGGGTGCGGATCATGGACATCACCGGGGTGATGCCGCTGCCCGCGGTAACCATCAGGAGGGGGCGCGGATGTTCCGGCAGGACGAAATCACCCTGCGGCGGGGCCAGGAACAGGACATCCCCGGGCTTGGTGGTGCGGACCAGGGTGCCGGAGACGGCACCGACGTCGGTCACGGTGATCGCCGGGTCCTTGCCGGCGGGTGCGCTGAGCGAGTAGGAGCGCCAGTGGCGGACACCGTCGAGTTCGACGCCGATGCGCGCCCACTGCCCTGCAAGGTGCGCCTTCCAGCCTCGTCCGGGGCGGAAGAAGATGGTGGCGGACTGGGCGGTCTCCTGGACCACCCGGGTGACCACGCCACGCAACTGCCGGGCCGAGTAGACCGGATTGAATAGCGAGAGGACGTCCTCGGGCGTCAAAGGGGTAGTGAGTACTGAAGCCGCCTGGGCCAGCTGTCGTAGCCGGATCATGCGTCAAAGCCTAAGGCGGCGCGAGCCATATTTCTCTCTCTCCGTCATATGACCGTTCAGCAGTCACACTAGTAGTAGGGCGCGAAGCCCCCACTACGCTCTTCAAGAGTAACGGTTGGGTCTCACTAATAGTTCCCAGCGTCCTATCGGCTCCATCCCAGGGCCGGGGCAACGTGCTCCGCGATGGTGCCCAGCAGCTTGGCGTTGAAATCCACGCCCAACTGGTTGGGGACGGTCAGCAGCAGGGTATCCGCCGCTTGTACCGCAGTGTCGGCAGCGAGCTGCTCCGCCAGGAGGTCCGGCGGCCCCACATAGCTCTTGCCGAAGCGGGCAG
Encoded here:
- a CDS encoding cation diffusion facilitator family transporter, whose protein sequence is MTGPHPESTHTHSHPHEDSHARHDHDHDHDHDHDHDHDHDHDHHHHSGFKGWLIELFVPHTHDAADSIDDAMEASTEGIRALKISMFLLLATTVLQFVVVLFSSSVALLADTIHNFSDALTAVPLWVAFILGRRAATRRYTYGYGRAEDLAGLFIVAVVALSAVVAGWQSVDRLINPQPLQNLGWVIAAGLIGFAGNEAVAIYRIRVGRRIGSAALVADGVHARTDGFTSLAVVIGAVGVMLGFPLADPIVGLVISAAIMVLLWGTVRSIGRRLMDGIEPELVSRAEAALARTPGVLSVQHLQLRWSGHRLQGSARIELADTALSQAEETLHRAEHQLRHALPKLDHMLLAPGTRR
- a CDS encoding fatty acid desaturase family protein, which produces MSVISPTKTTAAGGASAGSSRTRPGKLAESGSPTVRPPAAAHLTDEQVAELGRELDAIRDEILGKRGAEDAAYIRRMIKIQRGLELSGRAALLVGKNKAAWVTGTTLLSLAKILENMELGHNILHGQWDWMRDPDIHSTTWEWDFVTPSRSWQHTHNDLHHRWTNVVGKDNDVGYNLLRMDEQQPWKPINLANPLFNAILAPVFEWGIAIYDLELTEYKEGTKSKEALLKDLKALGKKVVTQFTKDYAATPALAMLTGSAKQALFGTIAANAIRNVWAHAVIFCGHFPEGTDTFTEEMVDGETRGDWYVRQMIGSANISGSKFMHLMTGNLSHQIEHHLFPDLPSNRYAEVAPRVREICQRYGLKYTTGPLLKQVGSSWAKVFKLALPGKTAQA
- a CDS encoding ferredoxin reductase, whose translation is MIRLRQLAQAASVLTTPLTPEDVLSLFNPVYSARQLRGVVTRVVQETAQSATIFFRPGRGWKAHLAGQWARIGVELDGVRHWRSYSLSAPAGKDPAITVTDVGAVSGTLVRTTKPGDVLFLAPPQGDFVLPEHPRPLLMVTAGSGITPVMSMIRTLVPRRPDADVVLVHSARTRDDSLFREELAELADQFPNFRLAHWYTGEQGRMDFSSTKELDEICPDWKERAAYACGPDSFLDDAEALWQRAALTTRAPGTDVAVAGSAGNLMIERFNTSFDAAVGHDGGLVTFEASDREVEADGDTPILDVGEDAGVLMPSGCRMGICHSCLTPLLAGQVRDLRTGEVHGEPGQLIQTCVSAAAGPVNLEI